The Mastomys coucha isolate ucsf_1 unplaced genomic scaffold, UCSF_Mcou_1 pScaffold14, whole genome shotgun sequence genome window below encodes:
- the Pdp1 gene encoding pyruvate dehyrogenase phosphatase catalytic subunit 1 isoform X4, with amino-acid sequence MERPRGSRLGSRSPAPGAGMPPRWPGIPVRTSSLPLLPLFSDAMPAPTQLFFPLVRNCELSRIYGTACYCHHKHLCCSPPYIPQNRLRYTPHPANATFCRPRENCWQSTQGRRYVSTPQKFYLTPPQVNSILKANEYSFKVPEFDGKNVSSILGFDSNQLPANAPIEDRRSAATCLQTRGMLLGVFDGHAGCACSQAVSERLFYYIAVSLLPHETLLEIENAVXXXXALLPILQWHKHPNDYFSKEASKLYFNSLRTYWQELIDLNTGESADIDVKEALINAFKRLDNDISLEAQVGDPNSFLNYLVLRVAFSGATAFVAHVDGVDLHVANTGDSRAMLGVQEEDGSWSAVTLSNDHNAQNERELESLKLEHPKNEAKSVVKQDRLLGLLMPFRAFGDVKFKWSIDLQKRVIESGPDQLNDNEYTKFIPPNYHTPPYLTAEPEVTYHRLRPQDKFLVLATDGLWETMHRQDVVRIVGEYLTGMHXXXXIAVGGYKVTLGQMHGLLTERRAKMSSVFEDQNAATHLIRHAVGNNEFGAVDHERLSKMLSLPEELARMYRDDITIIVVQFNSHVVGAYQNQEQ; translated from the exons ATGGAGCGGCCGCGCGGCTCCCGTCTGGGCTCCCGAAGTCCCGCGCCCGGGGCTGGGATGCCGCCTCGCTGGCCGG GAATCCCAGTCAGAACATCCAGTCTACCACT TCTACCACTGTTCTCTGATGCCATGCCAGCACCCACTCAACTGTTCTTTCCTCTCGTCCGTAACTGTGAACTGAGCAGAATCTATGGCACTGCATGCTACTGCCACCACAAACATCTCTGCTGCTCACCACCGTACATTCCTCAGAATCGTCTGAGATACACACCCCATCCAGCAAATGCTACCTTTTGTAGGCCAAGGGAGAACTGCTGGCAGTCTACTCAAGGAAGAAGATATGTTTCTACACCGCAGAAATTTTACCTCACACCTCCACAAGTCAACAGCATCCTTAAAGCTAATGAATACAGCTTCAAAGTACCAGAATTTGATGGCAAAAATGTCAGTTCCATTCTTGGATTTGACAGCAATCAGCTGCCTGCAAATGCACCCATAGAGGACCGGAGAAGTGCGGCCACCTGCCTGCAGACCAGAGGGATGCTTTTGGGGGTTTTTGATGGTCATGCAGGCTGTGCATGTTCCCAGGCAGTCAGTGAAAGACTCTTCTATTATATTGCTGTTTCCTTGCTACCCCATGAGACTTTGCTAGAGATTGAAAATGCAGTGGNNNNNNNNNNGGCACTGCTACCTATCCTTCAGTGGCACAAGCACCCCAATGATTATTTCAGTAAGGAGGCGTCCAAATTGTATTTCAACAGCTTGAGGACTTACTGGCAAGAGCTCATAGACCTCAATACTGGAGAATCAGCTGATATTGATGTTAAGGAGGCTTTAATTAATGCTTTCAAGAGACTTGATAATGACATTTCATTGGAGGCTCAAGTCGGTGATCCTAATTCATTTCTAAATTACCTGGTGCTTCGGGTAGCATTTTCTGGGGCTACTGCTTTTGTGGCCCATGTAGATGGTGTTGACCTCCATGTGGCTAACACAGGTGATAGTAGAGCCATGCTAGGTGTGCAAGAAGAAGATGGCTCTTGGTCAGCAGTCACTCTCTCTAATGACCACAATGCTCAGAATGAAAGAGAACTAGAGAGTCTGAAACTGGAACACCCAAAAAATGAGGCCAAGAGCGTGGTAAAGCAGGACCGGCTGCTTGGCTTGCTGATGCCCTTTAGAGCTTTTGGAGATGTAAAGTTCAAATGGAGCATTGACCTTCAAAAGAGAGTGATAGAGTCTGGCCCAGACCAGTTGAATGACAATGAATACACCAAGTTTATCCCTCCTAACTATCACACACCTCCTTATCTCACTGCTGAGCCAGAGGTAACTTATCACCGATTAAGGCCACAGGATAAATTCCTAGTGTTAGCAACTGATGGGTTGTGGGAGACTATGCATAGACAGGATGTGGTTAGGATTGTGGGCGAGTACTTAACTGGTATGCATCANNNNNNNNNNATAGCTGTTGGTGGCTACAAGGTGACTCTGGGACAGATGCATGGCCTTTTAACAGAAAGGAGAGCAAAGATGTCATCAGTCTTTGAGGATCAGAATGCAGCAACCCATCTCATTCGCCATGCTGTAGGCAATAATGAATTTGGAGCTGTTGATCATGAACGACTCTCTAAAATGCTTAGTCTTCCTGAAGAACTTGCTCGGATGTACAGAGATGACATTACAATCATTGTAGTTCAGTTCAATTCTCATGTTGTAGGGGCATATCAAAACCAGGAACAGTAA
- the Pdp1 gene encoding pyruvate dehyrogenase phosphatase catalytic subunit 1 isoform X1 — protein sequence MSISALLSMGRCCCRCCCPRGLWMLSAPCCDDRRMCVCPGPRRIGIPVRTSSLPLFSDAMPAPTQLFFPLVRNCELSRIYGTACYCHHKHLCCSPPYIPQNRLRYTPHPANATFCRPRENCWQSTQGRRYVSTPQKFYLTPPQVNSILKANEYSFKVPEFDGKNVSSILGFDSNQLPANAPIEDRRSAATCLQTRGMLLGVFDGHAGCACSQAVSERLFYYIAVSLLPHETLLEIENAVXXXXALLPILQWHKHPNDYFSKEASKLYFNSLRTYWQELIDLNTGESADIDVKEALINAFKRLDNDISLEAQVGDPNSFLNYLVLRVAFSGATAFVAHVDGVDLHVANTGDSRAMLGVQEEDGSWSAVTLSNDHNAQNERELESLKLEHPKNEAKSVVKQDRLLGLLMPFRAFGDVKFKWSIDLQKRVIESGPDQLNDNEYTKFIPPNYHTPPYLTAEPEVTYHRLRPQDKFLVLATDGLWETMHRQDVVRIVGEYLTGMHXXXXIAVGGYKVTLGQMHGLLTERRAKMSSVFEDQNAATHLIRHAVGNNEFGAVDHERLSKMLSLPEELARMYRDDITIIVVQFNSHVVGAYQNQEQ from the exons ATGAGCATCTCTGCCTTGCTTTCAATGGGCCGCTGCTGCTGTCGCTGCTGCTGTCCGCGCGGGTTGTGGATGTTGTCGGCTCCGTGTTGTGATGacaggagaatgtgtgtgtgtcccggGCCCAGACGAATTG GAATCCCAGTCAGAACAT CCAGTCTACCACTGTTCTCTGATGCCATGCCAGCACCCACTCAACTGTTCTTTCCTCTCGTCCGTAACTGTGAACTGAGCAGAATCTATGGCACTGCATGCTACTGCCACCACAAACATCTCTGCTGCTCACCACCGTACATTCCTCAGAATCGTCTGAGATACACACCCCATCCAGCAAATGCTACCTTTTGTAGGCCAAGGGAGAACTGCTGGCAGTCTACTCAAGGAAGAAGATATGTTTCTACACCGCAGAAATTTTACCTCACACCTCCACAAGTCAACAGCATCCTTAAAGCTAATGAATACAGCTTCAAAGTACCAGAATTTGATGGCAAAAATGTCAGTTCCATTCTTGGATTTGACAGCAATCAGCTGCCTGCAAATGCACCCATAGAGGACCGGAGAAGTGCGGCCACCTGCCTGCAGACCAGAGGGATGCTTTTGGGGGTTTTTGATGGTCATGCAGGCTGTGCATGTTCCCAGGCAGTCAGTGAAAGACTCTTCTATTATATTGCTGTTTCCTTGCTACCCCATGAGACTTTGCTAGAGATTGAAAATGCAGTGGNNNNNNNNNNGGCACTGCTACCTATCCTTCAGTGGCACAAGCACCCCAATGATTATTTCAGTAAGGAGGCGTCCAAATTGTATTTCAACAGCTTGAGGACTTACTGGCAAGAGCTCATAGACCTCAATACTGGAGAATCAGCTGATATTGATGTTAAGGAGGCTTTAATTAATGCTTTCAAGAGACTTGATAATGACATTTCATTGGAGGCTCAAGTCGGTGATCCTAATTCATTTCTAAATTACCTGGTGCTTCGGGTAGCATTTTCTGGGGCTACTGCTTTTGTGGCCCATGTAGATGGTGTTGACCTCCATGTGGCTAACACAGGTGATAGTAGAGCCATGCTAGGTGTGCAAGAAGAAGATGGCTCTTGGTCAGCAGTCACTCTCTCTAATGACCACAATGCTCAGAATGAAAGAGAACTAGAGAGTCTGAAACTGGAACACCCAAAAAATGAGGCCAAGAGCGTGGTAAAGCAGGACCGGCTGCTTGGCTTGCTGATGCCCTTTAGAGCTTTTGGAGATGTAAAGTTCAAATGGAGCATTGACCTTCAAAAGAGAGTGATAGAGTCTGGCCCAGACCAGTTGAATGACAATGAATACACCAAGTTTATCCCTCCTAACTATCACACACCTCCTTATCTCACTGCTGAGCCAGAGGTAACTTATCACCGATTAAGGCCACAGGATAAATTCCTAGTGTTAGCAACTGATGGGTTGTGGGAGACTATGCATAGACAGGATGTGGTTAGGATTGTGGGCGAGTACTTAACTGGTATGCATCANNNNNNNNNNATAGCTGTTGGTGGCTACAAGGTGACTCTGGGACAGATGCATGGCCTTTTAACAGAAAGGAGAGCAAAGATGTCATCAGTCTTTGAGGATCAGAATGCAGCAACCCATCTCATTCGCCATGCTGTAGGCAATAATGAATTTGGAGCTGTTGATCATGAACGACTCTCTAAAATGCTTAGTCTTCCTGAAGAACTTGCTCGGATGTACAGAGATGACATTACAATCATTGTAGTTCAGTTCAATTCTCATGTTGTAGGGGCATATCAAAACCAGGAACAGTAA
- the Pdp1 gene encoding pyruvate dehyrogenase phosphatase catalytic subunit 1 isoform X2, translating to MCVCPGPRRIGIPVRTSSLPLFSDAMPAPTQLFFPLVRNCELSRIYGTACYCHHKHLCCSPPYIPQNRLRYTPHPANATFCRPRENCWQSTQGRRYVSTPQKFYLTPPQVNSILKANEYSFKVPEFDGKNVSSILGFDSNQLPANAPIEDRRSAATCLQTRGMLLGVFDGHAGCACSQAVSERLFYYIAVSLLPHETLLEIENAVXXXXALLPILQWHKHPNDYFSKEASKLYFNSLRTYWQELIDLNTGESADIDVKEALINAFKRLDNDISLEAQVGDPNSFLNYLVLRVAFSGATAFVAHVDGVDLHVANTGDSRAMLGVQEEDGSWSAVTLSNDHNAQNERELESLKLEHPKNEAKSVVKQDRLLGLLMPFRAFGDVKFKWSIDLQKRVIESGPDQLNDNEYTKFIPPNYHTPPYLTAEPEVTYHRLRPQDKFLVLATDGLWETMHRQDVVRIVGEYLTGMHXXXXIAVGGYKVTLGQMHGLLTERRAKMSSVFEDQNAATHLIRHAVGNNEFGAVDHERLSKMLSLPEELARMYRDDITIIVVQFNSHVVGAYQNQEQ from the exons atgtgtgtgtgtcccggGCCCAGACGAATTG GAATCCCAGTCAGAACAT CCAGTCTACCACTGTTCTCTGATGCCATGCCAGCACCCACTCAACTGTTCTTTCCTCTCGTCCGTAACTGTGAACTGAGCAGAATCTATGGCACTGCATGCTACTGCCACCACAAACATCTCTGCTGCTCACCACCGTACATTCCTCAGAATCGTCTGAGATACACACCCCATCCAGCAAATGCTACCTTTTGTAGGCCAAGGGAGAACTGCTGGCAGTCTACTCAAGGAAGAAGATATGTTTCTACACCGCAGAAATTTTACCTCACACCTCCACAAGTCAACAGCATCCTTAAAGCTAATGAATACAGCTTCAAAGTACCAGAATTTGATGGCAAAAATGTCAGTTCCATTCTTGGATTTGACAGCAATCAGCTGCCTGCAAATGCACCCATAGAGGACCGGAGAAGTGCGGCCACCTGCCTGCAGACCAGAGGGATGCTTTTGGGGGTTTTTGATGGTCATGCAGGCTGTGCATGTTCCCAGGCAGTCAGTGAAAGACTCTTCTATTATATTGCTGTTTCCTTGCTACCCCATGAGACTTTGCTAGAGATTGAAAATGCAGTGGNNNNNNNNNNGGCACTGCTACCTATCCTTCAGTGGCACAAGCACCCCAATGATTATTTCAGTAAGGAGGCGTCCAAATTGTATTTCAACAGCTTGAGGACTTACTGGCAAGAGCTCATAGACCTCAATACTGGAGAATCAGCTGATATTGATGTTAAGGAGGCTTTAATTAATGCTTTCAAGAGACTTGATAATGACATTTCATTGGAGGCTCAAGTCGGTGATCCTAATTCATTTCTAAATTACCTGGTGCTTCGGGTAGCATTTTCTGGGGCTACTGCTTTTGTGGCCCATGTAGATGGTGTTGACCTCCATGTGGCTAACACAGGTGATAGTAGAGCCATGCTAGGTGTGCAAGAAGAAGATGGCTCTTGGTCAGCAGTCACTCTCTCTAATGACCACAATGCTCAGAATGAAAGAGAACTAGAGAGTCTGAAACTGGAACACCCAAAAAATGAGGCCAAGAGCGTGGTAAAGCAGGACCGGCTGCTTGGCTTGCTGATGCCCTTTAGAGCTTTTGGAGATGTAAAGTTCAAATGGAGCATTGACCTTCAAAAGAGAGTGATAGAGTCTGGCCCAGACCAGTTGAATGACAATGAATACACCAAGTTTATCCCTCCTAACTATCACACACCTCCTTATCTCACTGCTGAGCCAGAGGTAACTTATCACCGATTAAGGCCACAGGATAAATTCCTAGTGTTAGCAACTGATGGGTTGTGGGAGACTATGCATAGACAGGATGTGGTTAGGATTGTGGGCGAGTACTTAACTGGTATGCATCANNNNNNNNNNATAGCTGTTGGTGGCTACAAGGTGACTCTGGGACAGATGCATGGCCTTTTAACAGAAAGGAGAGCAAAGATGTCATCAGTCTTTGAGGATCAGAATGCAGCAACCCATCTCATTCGCCATGCTGTAGGCAATAATGAATTTGGAGCTGTTGATCATGAACGACTCTCTAAAATGCTTAGTCTTCCTGAAGAACTTGCTCGGATGTACAGAGATGACATTACAATCATTGTAGTTCAGTTCAATTCTCATGTTGTAGGGGCATATCAAAACCAGGAACAGTAA
- the Pdp1 gene encoding pyruvate dehyrogenase phosphatase catalytic subunit 1 isoform X3, with protein MPAPTQLFFPLVRNCELSRIYGTACYCHHKHLCCSPPYIPQNRLRYTPHPANATFCRPRENCWQSTQGRRYVSTPQKFYLTPPQVNSILKANEYSFKVPEFDGKNVSSILGFDSNQLPANAPIEDRRSAATCLQTRGMLLGVFDGHAGCACSQAVSERLFYYIAVSLLPHETLLEIENAVXXXXALLPILQWHKHPNDYFSKEASKLYFNSLRTYWQELIDLNTGESADIDVKEALINAFKRLDNDISLEAQVGDPNSFLNYLVLRVAFSGATAFVAHVDGVDLHVANTGDSRAMLGVQEEDGSWSAVTLSNDHNAQNERELESLKLEHPKNEAKSVVKQDRLLGLLMPFRAFGDVKFKWSIDLQKRVIESGPDQLNDNEYTKFIPPNYHTPPYLTAEPEVTYHRLRPQDKFLVLATDGLWETMHRQDVVRIVGEYLTGMHXXXXIAVGGYKVTLGQMHGLLTERRAKMSSVFEDQNAATHLIRHAVGNNEFGAVDHERLSKMLSLPEELARMYRDDITIIVVQFNSHVVGAYQNQEQ; from the coding sequence ATGCCAGCACCCACTCAACTGTTCTTTCCTCTCGTCCGTAACTGTGAACTGAGCAGAATCTATGGCACTGCATGCTACTGCCACCACAAACATCTCTGCTGCTCACCACCGTACATTCCTCAGAATCGTCTGAGATACACACCCCATCCAGCAAATGCTACCTTTTGTAGGCCAAGGGAGAACTGCTGGCAGTCTACTCAAGGAAGAAGATATGTTTCTACACCGCAGAAATTTTACCTCACACCTCCACAAGTCAACAGCATCCTTAAAGCTAATGAATACAGCTTCAAAGTACCAGAATTTGATGGCAAAAATGTCAGTTCCATTCTTGGATTTGACAGCAATCAGCTGCCTGCAAATGCACCCATAGAGGACCGGAGAAGTGCGGCCACCTGCCTGCAGACCAGAGGGATGCTTTTGGGGGTTTTTGATGGTCATGCAGGCTGTGCATGTTCCCAGGCAGTCAGTGAAAGACTCTTCTATTATATTGCTGTTTCCTTGCTACCCCATGAGACTTTGCTAGAGATTGAAAATGCAGTGGNNNNNNNNNNGGCACTGCTACCTATCCTTCAGTGGCACAAGCACCCCAATGATTATTTCAGTAAGGAGGCGTCCAAATTGTATTTCAACAGCTTGAGGACTTACTGGCAAGAGCTCATAGACCTCAATACTGGAGAATCAGCTGATATTGATGTTAAGGAGGCTTTAATTAATGCTTTCAAGAGACTTGATAATGACATTTCATTGGAGGCTCAAGTCGGTGATCCTAATTCATTTCTAAATTACCTGGTGCTTCGGGTAGCATTTTCTGGGGCTACTGCTTTTGTGGCCCATGTAGATGGTGTTGACCTCCATGTGGCTAACACAGGTGATAGTAGAGCCATGCTAGGTGTGCAAGAAGAAGATGGCTCTTGGTCAGCAGTCACTCTCTCTAATGACCACAATGCTCAGAATGAAAGAGAACTAGAGAGTCTGAAACTGGAACACCCAAAAAATGAGGCCAAGAGCGTGGTAAAGCAGGACCGGCTGCTTGGCTTGCTGATGCCCTTTAGAGCTTTTGGAGATGTAAAGTTCAAATGGAGCATTGACCTTCAAAAGAGAGTGATAGAGTCTGGCCCAGACCAGTTGAATGACAATGAATACACCAAGTTTATCCCTCCTAACTATCACACACCTCCTTATCTCACTGCTGAGCCAGAGGTAACTTATCACCGATTAAGGCCACAGGATAAATTCCTAGTGTTAGCAACTGATGGGTTGTGGGAGACTATGCATAGACAGGATGTGGTTAGGATTGTGGGCGAGTACTTAACTGGTATGCATCANNNNNNNNNNATAGCTGTTGGTGGCTACAAGGTGACTCTGGGACAGATGCATGGCCTTTTAACAGAAAGGAGAGCAAAGATGTCATCAGTCTTTGAGGATCAGAATGCAGCAACCCATCTCATTCGCCATGCTGTAGGCAATAATGAATTTGGAGCTGTTGATCATGAACGACTCTCTAAAATGCTTAGTCTTCCTGAAGAACTTGCTCGGATGTACAGAGATGACATTACAATCATTGTAGTTCAGTTCAATTCTCATGTTGTAGGGGCATATCAAAACCAGGAACAGTAA